The Magnetococcales bacterium region GGATCCCCCCGGGCCGCTTCGTAGGCCGTGGTCAGACGCTGAAACGTCTCGTGGAGGATTTCCGGGATAAAAGCCCCGCCGAAGTCGCCAAAATAGCCGGTTTTCATGCATTGCTCCCAAGTGACACGTCACGCCGAGTGGGCTACTATAGCGGTTCGACGGTTGGTGCGGAAGTGTTCCAGAACGGTGGACGACATAAATCCATGGCCCCTGCAACCGGCATCCTGCATCTTGGCGACCACGCCATGCCCTACACCCTGGTGCGCCATCCCCTGCGCACGCGCCTGAGTCTGCGCGTGACCGCCGCGGGTGTCATCGAGGCCCGCGCCCCGTTACGCATGGGCACGCCCCTGGTGGAGCGGTTCATTCGGGAGCAGGCCGACTGGCTGCTGTCCACCCGGCATGCGGCCCTGGAAAAACGTCCCGCCTTGGCGGACGGCGCCCTGTTGACCCTGCTGAACGAACAACTGACCCTGCGGGTGGTCGCCGACGGCACCCGGGTGCGACGGGCAGGCTCCATCCTGCACGTCCCCGCCCCCCTGACCCCGGACGGGCTGGAGGCCACCTTGGAACGGTGGTATCGCCAACAGGCCCATACCCATCTGACCACCCGTCTGCGCCTCTGGGCCGAGGGGATGGGGGTCACGGTCCACAAACTGACCATTCGCGGCCAATCCACCCGCTGGGGAAGCTGTTCGTCCAAAGGGGCCATCAGTCTCAACTGGCAATTGATGCTGCTGCCCGCCCGGGTGGTGGACTACGTGATCGTCCATGAACTGTGCCACCGCCACGAGATGAACCACTCCCCGGCCTTCTGGGCCAGGGTGGGAGCGGTGCTGCCGGAGTATGAACGGTTGCGGGGGGAGCTGAAGCGGGCACGGATTGGGCATCATCAGATCTTATAAGAGCTTTTTGATTGCAACCCGCTCACCAGACTGTGTACACTCGATTTCTCTATATTCTTGAGGAGTATGATTGGGTTTTCGAGGTGTTGCGACAAGAGGCCGTGTCGGCTTTTTAGGAAGAAGTGGTTCCCTTGCCAAACAAAAGACAACGAATCTCCTCTTCAGACCATCCAGAACCGATGCATCATAAAACCGCTTTAAAATACAATGGCAATAGTCTAAAAAACAGGATGAACTTACAAATTTATTCACAATATCACCATTATCAAAAGATGTCGATTTCAATTCGACAAAAACCAAATAATCTTCTCCATTATAAGTTGTCATAATAACAGCATCACAAACTTTCTGATGAGTACCATCCAACAGATATTGGGTAAATCTTTTGCCAACATCTGCAAAAAACAGAATCGACTCATCGGTCTGCAAACCTTCAATAACTACCTTTTTCATCAGAGTTGATACATCCATTTCAAACACTTCAAGGCAACGTTGATGCGCTCGCTCAATCTTGCAGATTTTACCAAGAGCCTCAAATTTCATGCGAGATCCACTCCAAATTCCAGGATTTCCTCCTGAATTCGGTTCATCTTCAAAATGCTTTCATCAAAATCTTTCACCTCAATACCAAGCATCGCGCTGACATCAGCAGCAGTAAAGGTATTCACACGACTTCTTTTAGAATTACCCGGTAGCAACGTCAATGCCGGACCGGCATTGTAAACCCGTATCTGATCCACAGATAAAAGCTCATCGCGATGATAACCATGTTTCGTCATCACCAGCACCCGCAACGACTCTTCAAGATGATTCATCATGATCAATGTATTCAACTCCTTAATCAAATAATCACTGTGCGTGGTCACGAATACCTTGATCCCGCAATTCACGAGGCGCACAAACAAACGCGCCAACAGACGCTGATTTTCGGGATGAAGATTGATTTCCGGCTCGTCCACCATAAGCATTTCACCAGGCTGGGCCAAATGGCGCAAATACAGGCCAATGGAAAGCAGGGATCGAACCGCGCTGGAGCTTTCGTTCATAGTCAATCGGCTGGCACGATTTTTCTGCGGCACAAAGTATAATTCGCTTGACACGACACGATACTCACCACCAATCAACGCATGAAAATCCGCCAACAGATCAGGATGCTTCTCTACCAAAAAACTGTCATTCTTGACAATACTCTCAAAATCTCTTGTAAAATCGACATTATCTGTAACCGGAAATGGATAATAATTATACGCTTTCTTCATCAATTCAAACACATCCAAATCCTTTCCCATATTACCCATCTGTTCCAAAAGCCGATTGCGGGCAAAATCCAACTCTCTCAAGAAAATGGCCGCCCCGGTTCGTTCCGCACTGGCCATGAAGACCGATGGCAACACAGGAGAAAGAAACAGATCCAACAGCGCATCGTTGATCATGCCCTGCATCGCTTGAACAGAAATAGTTTTCTGCTCCCCTTCTTGCAACCAGAAAATCTCAAGAGTGGTTTCATTGGACTTTTTCCAAAAACGGATCAAATCTTTCGTACTGGATTTAAAATTTTTCTCAAAGGCCCGGTCCAACCGGATTGCACTCTCCGCAATCTCCAACCTAAACTGAGAACCTAAAAAACGCTCAGGACGAGAAGCAAAGACCTTGTGAAGACTGTTCGAATAACCCTGGCATCCATTCTGAATCGCCACTCCGACATTTTTACTGATCTTCTGCAAATCAATCTTTGTTGAACCTTGCTTCATTAACAAATCGATATGACGCGTGTCGAAGGTTATTTTTATGAATTGGCGCCACAGTTTCAGAAATCCATAGAAAGCATAGACCGCATAGGTCTTCCCTGTATTGTTCTTTCCACAAATAATGGTCAGATCGCCAATCTCAAAATCAGCAATTTTCAGCACACCCAAATCATTCAAAAAAATCTTCATGGCGCATCACCCCTGCAAATCAACCATTACCCAGGAAACCAGTATAATAAAACAAGAAAGCCATGTCCACACAAACTCTTGAAGACCACCCCTTCCCCCCACCGGATTTTTTGGGCAAACTCTGTCGTCATGGACGATCTGCTCTTTCTGGCCCACCGCATCCCCTATCCGCCGCGCAAGGGGGACAAGATCCGCTCGTATCATCTGTTGCGGGCGCTGTCTGCGCGCTATCGGGTGCATCTGGGGGCCTTCGTGGACGACGCCGCGGATGAAACCCACGCCGCCACCGTGGCCGGAATGTGTCGCGGGGAGACCCGACTGGTGCGGCTGGATCCCTGGCGGGCCAAACTGCGCGCCCTGCGGGGCCTGGTGACCGGCGAGGCGCTGACGCTGCCCTACTATGACCATCCCGACATGCGGGGCTGGGTGGCGGAGATGCTTCACAGGCATCCGATCCGTCGGGTGGTGGTCTATTCGGCGGCCCCGGCCCAGTTCGTGGAGGAGATCGATCCGACCATCCGCCGGGTGATGGATTTCGTGGATGTGGACTCGGCCAAATGGGCCCAGTACGCCAAACGACGCTCCGGGCTGGCCCGCTGGCTCTACCGACGGGAGGCCCGCACCCTGCTGGCAGCCGAACAGGCCATCACCGCCCGTTTCGATGCCGTCCTCTTTGTCAGCGAGCCGGAAGCCGGACTGTTCCGGGAACAGGCTCCCGAGTACGCCGCGAAGATCGGATTCTGGGAAAACGGCGTGGATCTGGACTATTTTTCCCCGGACACACCCTATCCGGATCCCTACCAGCCCGGCGATCTGCCTCTGGTCTTCACCGGGGCCATGGACTACTGGCCCAATGTGGACGCGGTGTGCTGGTTCGCCCGCGAGGTGTTCGCCCCCCTGACGCGCACCCTGCCCCGGGCCCGTTTCGTGATCGTGGGAGGACGCCCCACTCCGGAGGTGATGCAGTTGCAATCCATTCCGGGCGTAACGGTCACGGGCAATGTGCCGGATGTGCGCCCCTGGATCTTCTGGGCCAAAGCGGCGGTGGCCCCCCTGCGCATCGCCCAGGGAATCCAGAACAAAGTGCTGGAAGCCATGGCCCTGGGCAAACCGGTGCTGGCCACCTCCAAGGCCATGGAGGGGATCCGTCACGATCCGCCCCTGGCCCGCTGGGTGGCGGACACGCCGGAAGCGCTCCGGGCCAAAGCCGCGGATCTGCTCTCCGGCGGGGACGAAGACGGCACCCATCCTCCCTGCGGTCCCCTCGGACGGGAAACGATGCAACGCAACTACCACTGGGAACACAATCTGGCCCGCGCCCTGGCCGCGGTGGCGGGTTGAGCCGTGCGCATCGCCCATCTGGTCCATCGCCTCGACATCGGCGGACTGGAGACCGTGGTGGCCAATCTGGTCAACGGTCTGCCACAGGAGCGGTTCGAGCACGCAGTGATCAGCCTGACGGAAATCACCTCCTTTCGCCATCGGATCCACCATCCCCGGGTCACGTTTCACGCCCTGCATAAAAAACCGGGAAAGGATCTGGCGGTTTGGGTCCGGCTCTGGCGGTTTTTGAGGGCGTGGCGACCGGATCTGGTCCACGCCTGCAATCTCGCCACGTTGGAAGCGGCCATTCCCGCCCGACTGGCGGGAGTACCCGGTTTCATCCACGCCGAACATGGCCGCGACACCCACGATCCGGATGGCACCAAAGCCAAATATCTGCTGCTGCGCCGCCTGCTCACCCCCTGGGTGGATGCCTTTGTGCCGGTCTCCGGGGATCTGGAACGCTGGATGCGTCACACGGTCAAAATTCCCCCCCGCAAGATCCATCCGATTCTCAACGGGGTGCCGCTGCCCCCGCCCCGACCGGATCAGCCGGAAGAGACCCGCTCCGGCCCTTTCACCATCGGCACCGTGGGACGGATGTGGCCCATCAAGGATCATCTCAACCTGATGAGGGCCTTTCAGCGGTTGTGTCAACGTCTGCCTGAAGCGCCGGTGCGTCTGGTGATCGTGGGGGATGGTCCGGAACGTCCGGCGGTGGAAGCCCTGGCCGCCCGCTGCCACCTGACGGATCGGTTGCAAATCACCGGCTGGCAAACCGACGTGCTGCCCTTTTTGCATGGCTTCGACCTGTTCGTCCTGCCC contains the following coding sequences:
- a CDS encoding M48 family metallopeptidase yields the protein MAPATGILHLGDHAMPYTLVRHPLRTRLSLRVTAAGVIEARAPLRMGTPLVERFIREQADWLLSTRHAALEKRPALADGALLTLLNEQLTLRVVADGTRVRRAGSILHVPAPLTPDGLEATLERWYRQQAHTHLTTRLRLWAEGMGVTVHKLTIRGQSTRWGSCSSKGAISLNWQLMLLPARVVDYVIVHELCHRHEMNHSPAFWARVGAVLPEYERLRGELKRARIGHHQIL
- a CDS encoding ATP-binding protein gives rise to the protein MKIFLNDLGVLKIADFEIGDLTIICGKNNTGKTYAVYAFYGFLKLWRQFIKITFDTRHIDLLMKQGSTKIDLQKISKNVGVAIQNGCQGYSNSLHKVFASRPERFLGSQFRLEIAESAIRLDRAFEKNFKSSTKDLIRFWKKSNETTLEIFWLQEGEQKTISVQAMQGMINDALLDLFLSPVLPSVFMASAERTGAAIFLRELDFARNRLLEQMGNMGKDLDVFELMKKAYNYYPFPVTDNVDFTRDFESIVKNDSFLVEKHPDLLADFHALIGGEYRVVSSELYFVPQKNRASRLTMNESSSAVRSLLSIGLYLRHLAQPGEMLMVDEPEINLHPENQRLLARLFVRLVNCGIKVFVTTHSDYLIKELNTLIMMNHLEESLRVLVMTKHGYHRDELLSVDQIRVYNAGPALTLLPGNSKRSRVNTFTAADVSAMLGIEVKDFDESILKMNRIQEEILEFGVDLA
- a CDS encoding TIGR03087 family PEP-CTERM/XrtA system glycosyltransferase; the encoded protein is MDDLLFLAHRIPYPPRKGDKIRSYHLLRALSARYRVHLGAFVDDAADETHAATVAGMCRGETRLVRLDPWRAKLRALRGLVTGEALTLPYYDHPDMRGWVAEMLHRHPIRRVVVYSAAPAQFVEEIDPTIRRVMDFVDVDSAKWAQYAKRRSGLARWLYRREARTLLAAEQAITARFDAVLFVSEPEAGLFREQAPEYAAKIGFWENGVDLDYFSPDTPYPDPYQPGDLPLVFTGAMDYWPNVDAVCWFAREVFAPLTRTLPRARFVIVGGRPTPEVMQLQSIPGVTVTGNVPDVRPWIFWAKAAVAPLRIAQGIQNKVLEAMALGKPVLATSKAMEGIRHDPPLARWVADTPEALRAKAADLLSGGDEDGTHPPCGPLGRETMQRNYHWEHNLARALAAVAG
- a CDS encoding TIGR03088 family PEP-CTERM/XrtA system glycosyltransferase, translated to MRIAHLVHRLDIGGLETVVANLVNGLPQERFEHAVISLTEITSFRHRIHHPRVTFHALHKKPGKDLAVWVRLWRFLRAWRPDLVHACNLATLEAAIPARLAGVPGFIHAEHGRDTHDPDGTKAKYLLLRRLLTPWVDAFVPVSGDLERWMRHTVKIPPRKIHPILNGVPLPPPRPDQPEETRSGPFTIGTVGRMWPIKDHLNLMRAFQRLCQRLPEAPVRLVIVGDGPERPAVEALAARCHLTDRLQITGWQTDVLPFLHGFDLFVLPSKAEGTPLTLLEAMAVALPVVATRVGGVPDLVIENHTGHLVPPNDPEALAEAMLDYLLHPTQGRLHGLAGRQRVATRFSLEGMIGAYQKLFEGFLVTKDQDS